In one Corynebacterium bovis DSM 20582 = CIP 54.80 genomic region, the following are encoded:
- the mshB gene encoding N-acetyl-1-D-myo-inositol-2-amino-2-deoxy-alpha-D-glucopyranoside deacetylase encodes MTASTSTDGGDLAGLRVLAVHAHPDDESLWTGTALAQCARRGAEVTVVTCTLGEEGEVIGDRYRMLESGGTGMLGGYRIAELREALRELGVNRDDSGLHRPLFLGGAGRWRDSGMAGTPAADHPRAFVRSGEGAVAALGEIIEVRRPHVVVTYGPDGGYGHPDHIRAHEVTHAAVDAAVARRDAAGEDAAGDDGPDRPWVPALILWAVTDRTDLEEGLARLDGPPAGWRMPDPGELASVPSTDVDLHITGTDADVSAKRRAMAAHATQLWIADGTPTDVIGEVRRTSPPGETAFCLSNLVVQPLLRTEAYTVGGRDPGDPRRADVLVDMLRFGATDENRLFCLSVEGRRRT; translated from the coding sequence GTGACGGCTTCGACCAGCACTGACGGCGGTGATCTCGCGGGCCTGCGGGTGCTCGCGGTGCACGCCCACCCGGACGACGAGTCCCTGTGGACCGGCACGGCGCTCGCGCAGTGCGCGCGCCGCGGCGCGGAGGTGACCGTCGTGACCTGCACCCTCGGCGAGGAGGGCGAGGTCATCGGCGACCGCTACCGGATGCTCGAGTCCGGGGGGACCGGGATGCTCGGCGGCTACCGGATCGCCGAGCTCCGGGAGGCCCTGCGGGAGCTCGGGGTGAACCGGGACGACTCCGGGCTGCACCGGCCGTTGTTCCTCGGCGGCGCGGGGCGGTGGCGGGACTCCGGCATGGCCGGGACGCCGGCCGCGGACCACCCCCGGGCGTTCGTGCGGTCGGGGGAGGGGGCCGTCGCCGCGCTCGGGGAGATCATCGAGGTCCGACGCCCCCACGTGGTCGTGACGTACGGCCCCGACGGGGGGTACGGCCACCCCGACCACATCCGCGCGCACGAGGTCACGCACGCGGCGGTGGATGCGGCGGTCGCGCGGCGGGACGCTGCGGGGGAGGACGCTGCGGGGGACGACGGCCCGGACCGGCCGTGGGTGCCCGCGCTCATCCTGTGGGCGGTGACGGACCGCACGGACCTGGAGGAGGGCCTCGCCCGGCTCGACGGTCCCCCCGCGGGCTGGCGGATGCCCGACCCCGGCGAGCTCGCGAGCGTGCCGTCCACGGACGTCGACCTGCACATCACGGGCACGGACGCGGACGTCTCCGCGAAGCGCAGGGCCATGGCCGCCCACGCGACGCAGCTGTGGATCGCCGACGGGACCCCGACGGACGTCATCGGCGAGGTCCGCCGGACGTCGCCACCGGGGGAGACGGCGTTCTGCCTGTCCAACCTCGTCGTCCAGCCGCTGCTCCGGACCGAGGCGTACACGGTCGGCGGCCGGGACCCCGGGGATCCGCGCCGCGCTGACGTGCTCGTTGACATGCTACGATTCGGCGCGACGGACGAAAATAGACTATTCTGTCTATCTGTGGAAGGGAGGCGGCGGACATGA
- a CDS encoding acyl-CoA dehydrogenase family protein, producing the protein MALNPDFDLFQLPEEYQALRESIRALAEQDIAPHAKDVDANSRFPEEALESLNANGFNAIHVPEEYGGQGGDSVAAAIVIEEVARVCGSSSLIPAVNKLGTMGLILSGSEELKQKVLPDIAGGKMASYALTEREAGSDAGGMKTRARQDGDDWIIDGSKCFITNGGKSTWYTVMAVTDPEAGSHGISAFMVHKDDEGFRVGGLEHKLGIKGSPTAELYFENCRVPGDRMVGEPGTGFKTALATLDHTRPTIGAQALGLAQGAFDAAVAYVKEREQFGRKIADFQNTQFMLADMKMKIDAARLMVYTAAANAERGHAEGGERLGLLAAGSKTFASDTAMSVTTDAVQLFGGYGFTQDFPVERMMRDAKITQIYEGTNQICRMVMGRQILA; encoded by the coding sequence ATGGCATTGAACCCCGATTTCGACCTCTTCCAGCTCCCGGAGGAGTACCAGGCCCTGCGGGAGTCCATCCGCGCCCTCGCCGAGCAGGACATCGCGCCGCACGCCAAGGACGTCGACGCGAACTCCCGCTTCCCCGAGGAGGCCCTCGAGTCGCTCAACGCCAACGGCTTCAACGCGATCCACGTGCCGGAGGAGTACGGCGGGCAGGGCGGTGACTCCGTGGCCGCGGCCATCGTCATCGAGGAGGTCGCCCGGGTGTGCGGCTCGTCGTCCCTCATCCCGGCCGTGAACAAGCTCGGCACGATGGGCCTCATCCTCTCCGGCTCCGAGGAGCTCAAGCAGAAGGTCCTCCCGGACATCGCGGGCGGCAAGATGGCCTCCTACGCCCTCACCGAGCGGGAGGCCGGCTCCGACGCCGGCGGGATGAAGACCCGGGCCCGGCAGGACGGGGACGACTGGATCATCGACGGGTCGAAGTGCTTCATCACCAACGGCGGGAAGTCCACCTGGTACACCGTCATGGCCGTGACCGACCCGGAGGCCGGCTCCCACGGCATCTCCGCGTTCATGGTCCACAAGGACGACGAGGGCTTCCGCGTCGGTGGCCTCGAGCACAAGCTCGGCATCAAGGGCTCGCCGACGGCGGAGCTGTACTTCGAGAACTGCCGCGTGCCCGGCGACCGGATGGTCGGCGAGCCCGGCACCGGCTTCAAGACCGCCCTCGCGACCCTCGACCACACCCGCCCGACCATCGGCGCGCAGGCCCTCGGCCTCGCCCAGGGTGCGTTCGACGCCGCCGTCGCCTACGTCAAGGAACGCGAGCAGTTCGGCCGGAAGATCGCCGACTTCCAGAACACCCAGTTCATGCTCGCCGACATGAAGATGAAGATCGACGCCGCGCGCCTCATGGTCTACACCGCCGCCGCGAACGCGGAGCGCGGTCACGCCGAGGGCGGGGAGCGGCTGGGTCTGCTCGCCGCCGGGTCGAAGACCTTCGCCTCCGACACGGCCATGTCGGTCACGACGGATGCCGTCCAGCTGTTCGGCGGCTACGGCTTCACCCAGGACTTCCCGGTCGAGCGCATGATGCGTGACGCGAAAATTACCCAGATCTACGAGGGGACGAACCAGATCTGCCGGATGGTCATGGGACGGCAGATCCTGGCGTAG
- a CDS encoding ABC transporter family substrate-binding protein — MRTRRNRRRLCAAVVAAGVVVSGCQAHPGDAPTVDDRQLGERDGGENPSPHDAATAEAARTVTVGVDSFAGNLNPHLIGGVSPVTAEVASLTLPSAFIPRQATGAGGPQPVTAAGEEAGDVDRVLNRDLLTSATVTAGDAAAPTAVRYEITPQAQWSDGTPITGSDFQYLRDMMVSSPGVADPSGYERIDSVEVSGGGRTVDVTFRGPYAGWHSLFRDLLPSHIYRSEAKDFQTMMDGAVAASGGPFQVHSVDAGRGVIELTRNDRYWGSTPAATDKLALTTVPSAATGAQMLRTGQIQMYLTRPGQTTGRTLAQVPGVRTGEVDRRVMLGLFFNQGSPLVADRDRRAALASVLDPALIAQITTGREDVTVPSRPEVPSGDPAAVTAEPGAQGAPARPLRIAAATDDTSAVIAARTVVDEFTTAGVDATVVTVDPADLYGSYLPEGEVDAVVAWQTTDDTARDYADHYTCGRSARAVTTPSRPVPGLTAETPTATSTTAPAAPGATSGTAATTTTGQGAAPSSGTARTTTTTTGTAPAPASASTTTTGARDPRRSPASAVSARAANLTGMCDPGIDAAVDRVRSGAAPLDSVREELDARVSAQASVVPFLRDHQVLAVSRQLEGAPGPVDEWPTDPVAGPFVAAGQWRRGPVPARPTDEDDQPEEALRDGFDQH; from the coding sequence GTGCGCACGAGGAGGAACCGACGGCGGCTGTGTGCCGCGGTCGTCGCCGCAGGGGTCGTCGTGTCGGGGTGCCAGGCGCACCCGGGCGACGCCCCGACGGTCGACGACCGGCAGCTGGGGGAGCGGGACGGCGGGGAGAACCCGTCGCCCCACGACGCGGCGACGGCTGAGGCCGCGCGCACGGTGACGGTGGGCGTCGACAGCTTCGCCGGGAACCTCAACCCGCACCTCATCGGCGGGGTCTCCCCGGTCACCGCGGAGGTCGCCTCCCTCACCCTCCCGAGCGCGTTCATCCCCCGGCAGGCGACGGGTGCCGGCGGCCCGCAGCCCGTCACCGCCGCGGGGGAGGAGGCGGGGGACGTCGACCGTGTGCTCAACCGCGACCTCCTCACCTCGGCGACGGTCACCGCCGGCGACGCCGCGGCCCCGACGGCCGTGCGCTACGAGATCACCCCGCAGGCGCAGTGGTCCGACGGCACGCCCATCACGGGGTCGGACTTCCAGTACCTCCGCGACATGATGGTGTCGAGCCCGGGGGTGGCGGACCCGTCCGGGTACGAGCGCATCGACAGCGTCGAGGTCAGCGGCGGCGGCCGGACGGTGGACGTCACGTTCCGGGGGCCGTACGCCGGGTGGCACTCGCTGTTCCGGGACCTGCTGCCGAGCCACATCTACCGGTCCGAGGCGAAGGACTTCCAGACGATGATGGACGGGGCCGTCGCCGCCTCGGGTGGCCCGTTCCAGGTGCACTCCGTCGACGCCGGTCGGGGAGTCATCGAGCTCACCCGCAACGACCGGTACTGGGGTTCGACGCCCGCCGCGACGGACAAGCTGGCCCTCACCACGGTCCCCTCCGCGGCGACGGGGGCGCAGATGCTGCGCACCGGCCAGATCCAGATGTACCTCACCCGCCCGGGGCAGACGACCGGGCGGACGCTGGCGCAGGTCCCCGGCGTGCGGACCGGTGAGGTCGACCGGCGGGTCATGCTGGGACTGTTCTTCAACCAGGGCTCGCCGCTCGTCGCCGACCGGGACCGCCGGGCGGCCCTCGCGTCCGTGCTGGACCCCGCCCTCATCGCGCAGATCACGACGGGCCGGGAGGACGTCACCGTGCCGTCCCGGCCGGAGGTGCCGTCCGGGGACCCCGCGGCGGTGACCGCGGAGCCGGGGGCGCAGGGTGCCCCGGCCCGCCCGCTGCGCATCGCGGCGGCGACGGACGACACCTCCGCGGTCATCGCCGCGCGCACGGTCGTCGACGAGTTCACCACCGCGGGGGTCGACGCGACCGTCGTGACGGTCGACCCGGCGGACCTCTACGGCTCGTACCTCCCCGAGGGGGAGGTCGACGCGGTCGTCGCCTGGCAGACGACGGACGACACCGCCCGGGACTACGCCGACCACTACACGTGCGGCCGGTCGGCGCGCGCGGTCACGACGCCGAGCCGGCCCGTCCCGGGGCTGACCGCGGAGACCCCGACGGCGACCTCGACCACGGCGCCGGCGGCACCGGGCGCGACGTCCGGGACCGCCGCGACCACGACCACCGGCCAGGGTGCGGCCCCGTCGTCCGGCACCGCCCGGACCACGACCACGACCACCGGCACGGCCCCGGCCCCGGCGTCCGCCTCGACCACGACCACCGGCGCGCGGGACCCCCGCCGTTCGCCGGCGTCCGCGGTGTCCGCCCGCGCGGCGAACCTCACCGGGATGTGCGACCCGGGGATCGACGCCGCCGTCGACCGGGTGCGGTCCGGGGCGGCCCCGCTGGACTCCGTGCGGGAGGAGCTCGACGCGCGGGTGAGCGCACAGGCCTCCGTCGTCCCCTTCCTGCGGGACCACCAGGTCCTCGCCGTGAGCCGGCAGCTCGAGGGGGCACCCGGGCCGGTCGACGAGTGGCCGACCGACCCCGTCGCCGGGCCGTTCGTCGCGGCGGGGCAGTGGCGGCGCGGCCCGGTCCCGGCCCGCCCGACAGACGAGGACGACCAGCCTGAGGAGGCCCTTCGTGACGGCTTCGACCAGCACTGA
- the dapD gene encoding 2,3,4,5-tetrahydropyridine-2,6-dicarboxylate N-succinyltransferase, with the protein MTGATGTGIATITTDGTVLDTWYPSPTLAEAPGDTGTTRLGSSAAETDPAADLDPSLTALLGEDEARGVTCVAVRTVIADLDAAPVDAHDVYLRLHLISSRLIRPHGCSLDGQFGLLTNVVWTNHGPCAVEGFAATRARLRARGPVTVYSVDKFPRMVDYVLPTGVRIGDADRVRLGAHLAEGTTVMHEGFVNFNAGTLGASMVEGRISGGVVVGDGSDVGGGASIMGTLSGGGKAVISVGERCLLGANAGIGISLGDDCVVEAGLYVTFGTKVTVRGAVAAAAGVEDGAAVKASDLSGASNILYRRHSVTGAVEAVARETGSVELNDALHAN; encoded by the coding sequence ATGACTGGAGCTACCGGAACCGGAATCGCGACGATCACCACCGACGGGACCGTGCTGGACACGTGGTACCCGTCCCCCACCCTCGCCGAGGCCCCGGGCGACACCGGGACCACGCGACTCGGGTCCTCCGCCGCGGAGACCGACCCCGCCGCGGACCTCGACCCGTCCCTCACCGCACTGCTCGGGGAGGACGAGGCCCGCGGCGTGACGTGCGTCGCGGTGCGCACCGTCATCGCCGACCTCGACGCCGCACCGGTCGACGCGCACGACGTCTACCTCCGGCTGCACCTCATCTCCTCCCGCCTCATCCGGCCCCACGGCTGCTCGCTCGACGGGCAGTTCGGCCTGCTGACGAACGTCGTGTGGACGAACCACGGGCCGTGCGCCGTGGAGGGTTTCGCCGCGACGCGCGCCCGGCTGCGGGCCCGGGGGCCGGTGACGGTGTACAGCGTCGACAAGTTCCCGCGCATGGTCGACTACGTGCTCCCGACGGGGGTGCGCATCGGCGACGCGGACCGGGTGCGGCTCGGCGCGCACCTCGCCGAGGGCACGACCGTCATGCACGAGGGCTTCGTGAACTTCAACGCCGGCACCCTCGGTGCGTCGATGGTCGAGGGGCGGATCTCCGGCGGCGTCGTCGTCGGTGACGGCTCCGACGTCGGGGGCGGCGCGTCGATCATGGGCACGCTGTCCGGCGGCGGCAAGGCCGTCATCTCCGTCGGCGAGCGGTGCCTCCTCGGCGCGAACGCGGGCATCGGCATCTCCCTCGGCGACGACTGCGTCGTCGAGGCGGGGCTCTACGTCACCTTCGGCACGAAGGTCACGGTCCGGGGCGCGGTCGCCGCGGCCGCCGGGGTCGAGGACGGGGCCGCGGTCAAGGCCTCCGACCTCTCCGGGGCGTCGAACATCCTCTACCGCCGCCACTCCGTGACCGGTGCCGTCGAGGCCGTCGCCCGGGAGACCGGGTCCGTCGAGCTCAACGACGCCCTCCACGCGAACTGA
- the fdxA gene encoding ferredoxin → MTYVIAQPCVDVMDRACVEECPVDCIYEGKRSLYIHPDECVDCGACEPVCPVEAIFYEDDLPDEWEDYIDFNEAFFDDLGSPGGAAKTGPQDFDVDGISSLPPQNQD, encoded by the coding sequence ATGACATACGTGATCGCACAGCCGTGCGTTGACGTGATGGATCGGGCGTGCGTGGAGGAATGCCCGGTCGACTGCATCTACGAGGGGAAGCGATCCCTCTACATCCACCCGGACGAGTGCGTGGACTGCGGTGCCTGCGAGCCGGTCTGCCCCGTCGAGGCGATCTTCTACGAGGACGACCTGCCCGACGAGTGGGAGGACTACATCGACTTCAACGAGGCGTTCTTCGACGACCTCGGATCCCCCGGCGGCGCGGCGAAGACCGGCCCGCAGGACTTCGACGTCGACGGCATCTCCTCGCTGCCTCCCCAGAACCAGGACTAG
- a CDS encoding DUF4232 domain-containing protein: MSTPTGSTPPRPRPDRGVDLPRTRDVTGTHTGTHTATCSVTGTDGRPGVVPRARRTRTGVALGLVTAATAVTLAACSPGDTPAPESPSPGAGLTGASSATATGGASRSTSTSTAPSAGRDGAGGSAAHGAAHPSDDKGTRTAEALPPLKDQCRTRDLSVTATRPEGAAGSEEFSLMFTNNGRSSCSLRGYPGVSFVGNSNGTQLGAGASREAVSGSLPVVTLASGASATASVRAGRAGTRPADECRPTPADGLRVYPPDETTAAYVDMPGLVACADSATELLSVQPVMPVH, encoded by the coding sequence ATGTCCACACCGACCGGCAGCACCCCGCCCCGGCCCCGCCCCGACCGCGGCGTCGACCTCCCCCGGACCCGCGACGTCACCGGCACCCACACCGGCACACACACCGCGACCTGCAGCGTCACCGGAACCGACGGACGCCCCGGCGTCGTCCCCCGTGCGCGCCGCACCCGCACGGGCGTCGCGCTGGGCCTCGTCACCGCGGCCACGGCCGTGACCCTCGCGGCCTGCTCCCCCGGCGACACCCCCGCGCCGGAGTCCCCCTCCCCCGGGGCCGGGCTCACCGGCGCCTCCTCCGCGACCGCGACCGGTGGCGCGTCGAGGTCGACGTCGACGTCGACGGCACCGTCGGCCGGCCGGGACGGGGCCGGCGGCTCCGCCGCGCACGGGGCCGCGCACCCGTCCGACGACAAGGGCACCCGCACCGCCGAGGCCCTCCCCCCGCTGAAGGACCAGTGCCGCACCCGGGACCTCTCGGTCACGGCGACCCGCCCGGAGGGCGCGGCGGGCAGCGAGGAGTTCTCGCTGATGTTCACGAACAACGGCCGGTCCTCGTGCAGTCTCCGCGGCTACCCGGGCGTGAGTTTCGTGGGCAACTCCAACGGCACCCAGCTCGGGGCCGGGGCGTCACGGGAGGCGGTGTCCGGGTCCCTGCCGGTGGTCACCCTGGCCTCGGGTGCATCGGCGACGGCCTCCGTCCGCGCCGGTCGGGCCGGGACGCGGCCGGCGGACGAGTGCCGGCCGACCCCCGCCGACGGGCTGCGGGTGTACCCGCCGGACGAGACGACGGCGGCGTACGTCGACATGCCGGGGCTCGTCGCCTGCGCGGACAGCGCGACCGAGCTGCTGTCCGTCCAGCCGGTCATGCCCGTGCACTGA
- the typA gene encoding translational GTPase TypA, translating to MSLTEFRNVAIVAHVDHGKTTLVDAMLHQSGAFAAHGEVEERVMDSGDLEKEKGITILAKNTAIRRAGKGKDGGDLVINVIDTPGHADFGGEVERALSMVDGVVLLVDASEGPLPQTRFVLGKALAAKMPVIICVNKTDRPDARIDEVVEESQDLLLELASTLEDPSAAEAAESLLDLPVLYTSGREGKASTENPGNGHAPDAEDLQALFDVLYDVLPEPSADLDAPLQAHVTNLDSSSFLGRIGLVRIFRGALRKGQQVSWIHYDEDGVQHTTNAKIGELLRTVGVSRVPADEVIAGDIAAVSGIENIMIGDTLADPEHPEALPRITVDEPAISMTVGVNTSPLAGRGGGDKLTARVVKARLDQELIGNVSLRVLPTERPDAWEVQGRGEMALSVLVETMRREGFELTVGKPQVVTRTIDGTLHEPFEHMVIDVPEEHLGAVTQLMAARKGRMDSMDNTGTGWIRMNFTVPARGLIGFRTVFMTETRGTGIANHYSAGYEPWAGEIKDRASGSLVADRTGQITAYALQQLSDRGSFFVEPGAQAYEGMVVGANNREEDMDVNITKEKKLTNMRSATADATVTLAKAKKLTLEEAMEFCGGDECVEVTPEIVRVRKVLLNASERARARSRDKARNKN from the coding sequence GTGTCCCTGACTGAATTCCGTAACGTCGCCATCGTCGCCCACGTCGACCACGGCAAGACCACCCTCGTCGACGCGATGCTCCACCAGTCCGGTGCGTTCGCGGCCCACGGCGAGGTCGAAGAGCGAGTGATGGACTCCGGTGACCTGGAGAAGGAGAAGGGCATCACGATCCTCGCCAAGAACACCGCCATCCGGCGGGCCGGGAAGGGCAAGGACGGCGGCGACCTCGTCATCAACGTCATCGACACCCCCGGCCACGCCGACTTCGGCGGCGAGGTCGAGCGCGCCCTGTCCATGGTCGACGGCGTCGTCCTGCTCGTCGACGCCTCCGAGGGTCCGCTGCCGCAGACCCGGTTCGTGCTCGGCAAGGCGCTCGCCGCGAAGATGCCGGTCATCATCTGCGTGAACAAGACCGACCGTCCCGACGCCCGCATCGACGAGGTCGTCGAGGAGTCCCAGGACCTCCTCCTCGAGCTCGCCTCGACCCTCGAGGACCCGTCGGCCGCCGAGGCCGCGGAGTCCCTCCTCGACCTGCCGGTGCTCTACACCTCCGGCCGCGAGGGCAAGGCGTCGACCGAGAACCCGGGCAACGGCCACGCCCCCGACGCCGAGGACCTCCAGGCCCTCTTCGACGTCCTCTACGACGTCCTCCCGGAGCCGTCCGCGGACCTCGACGCGCCGCTCCAGGCGCACGTGACGAACCTCGACTCGAGCTCGTTCCTCGGCCGTATCGGCCTCGTGCGCATCTTCCGCGGCGCCCTCCGCAAGGGCCAGCAGGTGAGCTGGATCCACTACGACGAGGACGGCGTCCAGCACACGACGAACGCGAAGATCGGTGAGCTGCTGCGCACCGTCGGCGTGAGCCGCGTGCCGGCCGACGAGGTCATCGCCGGCGACATCGCCGCGGTCTCCGGCATCGAGAACATCATGATCGGCGACACCCTCGCCGACCCGGAGCACCCCGAGGCCCTGCCGCGGATCACCGTCGACGAGCCGGCGATCTCCATGACCGTCGGTGTGAACACCAGCCCGCTCGCCGGGCGCGGGGGCGGCGACAAGCTCACCGCGCGCGTCGTCAAGGCCCGTCTCGACCAGGAGCTCATCGGCAACGTCTCGCTCCGGGTCCTGCCCACCGAGCGCCCCGACGCCTGGGAGGTCCAGGGCCGTGGCGAGATGGCGCTGTCCGTGCTCGTCGAGACGATGCGCCGCGAGGGCTTCGAGCTCACCGTCGGTAAGCCCCAGGTCGTCACGCGGACCATCGACGGCACCCTCCACGAGCCGTTCGAGCACATGGTCATCGACGTGCCGGAGGAGCACCTCGGTGCGGTGACCCAGCTCATGGCCGCCCGCAAGGGCCGGATGGACAGCATGGACAACACGGGCACCGGCTGGATCCGCATGAACTTCACCGTGCCCGCCCGTGGCCTCATCGGGTTCCGCACGGTCTTCATGACCGAGACCCGTGGCACGGGTATCGCCAACCACTACTCGGCGGGCTACGAGCCGTGGGCCGGGGAGATCAAGGACCGGGCGTCGGGTTCGCTCGTCGCCGACCGCACGGGTCAGATCACGGCCTACGCGCTCCAGCAGCTCTCGGACCGGGGCAGCTTCTTCGTGGAGCCGGGCGCCCAGGCGTACGAGGGCATGGTCGTCGGCGCGAACAACCGGGAGGAGGACATGGACGTCAACATCACCAAGGAGAAGAAGCTGACGAACATGCGCTCCGCCACGGCCGACGCGACGGTCACGCTGGCGAAGGCGAAGAAGCTCACCCTCGAGGAGGCGATGGAGTTCTGCGGCGGCGACGAGTGCGTCGAGGTCACTCCCGAGATCGTCCGGGTGCGCAAGGTACTGTTGAACGCCAGCGAGCGCGCGCGTGCCCGCTCCCGGGACAAGGCGCGCAACAAGAACTGA
- the dapC gene encoding succinyldiaminopimelate transaminase: protein MPNTSRPARRPAGSLLPDFPWDALEPARRTARSHPGGMIDLSVGTPVDPVAPAIQLALAEAGSAPGYPQTKGTPELRAAIVGAMERRFGVTGLDPETGVLPVIGTKEAIAWLPTLLGTGEGHDVVIPELAYPTYEVAARLAGAGVVRSDAPWDLDRVPSLVFINSPANPHGAVLGVGELRRIVGWAREHDVIVVSDECYLGLGWEEAVDGSTATTAPVSVLDPRVCDGDHRQLLAVHSLSKTSNLASYRAGFLAGDTGLIAELLSVRRHAGLMVPGPIQAAMTTALSTDDQEILQKELYRSRRRVLADALHAAGFTVDRSEAGLYLWVTEGAPCRETVDRFAAWGILVAPGEFYGPAGARHVRIGLTGTNEAVHLAAERLAAVARAADGN from the coding sequence ATGCCGAACACGTCCCGCCCCGCCCGGCGTCCCGCAGGCTCCCTGCTCCCGGACTTCCCCTGGGACGCGCTCGAGCCGGCCCGGCGCACCGCCCGGTCCCACCCCGGCGGGATGATCGACCTGTCCGTGGGCACGCCGGTCGACCCGGTCGCGCCGGCGATCCAGCTCGCGCTCGCGGAGGCCGGGTCGGCGCCCGGGTACCCGCAGACGAAGGGCACGCCGGAGCTGCGCGCGGCGATCGTCGGGGCGATGGAACGCCGCTTCGGGGTGACGGGCCTGGACCCGGAGACGGGCGTGCTGCCCGTCATCGGGACGAAGGAGGCCATCGCGTGGCTGCCGACCCTGCTCGGGACCGGTGAGGGGCACGACGTCGTGATCCCGGAGCTGGCGTACCCCACCTACGAGGTGGCGGCCCGGCTGGCGGGGGCGGGGGTCGTCCGGTCCGACGCGCCGTGGGACCTCGACCGGGTCCCGTCGCTGGTGTTCATCAACTCCCCGGCGAACCCGCACGGCGCGGTGCTGGGGGTCGGGGAGCTGCGCCGGATCGTCGGGTGGGCGCGGGAGCACGACGTCATCGTCGTCTCCGACGAGTGCTACCTCGGCCTCGGCTGGGAGGAGGCCGTCGACGGGTCGACGGCGACCACCGCGCCCGTCTCGGTCCTCGACCCGCGGGTGTGCGACGGTGACCACCGGCAGCTCCTCGCGGTCCACTCCCTGTCGAAGACGTCGAACCTGGCGTCGTACCGGGCGGGGTTCCTCGCCGGGGACACCGGGCTCATCGCCGAGCTGCTCTCCGTGCGGCGGCACGCCGGTCTCATGGTCCCGGGGCCGATCCAGGCGGCGATGACGACCGCGTTGTCGACGGACGACCAGGAGATCCTGCAGAAGGAGCTGTACCGGTCGCGGCGGCGGGTGCTCGCCGACGCCCTCCACGCGGCGGGGTTCACCGTCGACCGGTCGGAGGCCGGTCTCTACCTGTGGGTGACGGAGGGGGCGCCGTGCCGGGAGACCGTGGACCGCTTCGCCGCGTGGGGGATCCTCGTCGCCCCGGGGGAGTTCTACGGGCCGGCGGGGGCCCGGCACGTGCGGATCGGTCTCACGGGGACGAACGAGGCCGTGCACCTCGCCGCCGAGCGGCTCGCGGCCGTGGCCCGCGCGGCCGACGGGAACTGA